CTccaatcatcatcattatcattatcccAGTTATTCGTATATTGTGTATTAGACCCAACATTGTTATAATTGTCCCAGGAATTATCATTATCATAGCCATTATAATCATTGTCATCATACCAGTCATTTCTATCATCGTAGTAATCATCCCTATGGTCGTCAACAGTATCTATCCTATCTTCTATCCTATCTTTTACGGTATCCCATCTGTCTTCTAGGACATCTGCAGCTTCCTCACCTTGTGTGTTTTCTATATATTCTATTCTATTTTCAACACGATTATCTAATGCATCTAATCGATTGTCAGCCGCATCATCATCAGAACCCCATCTATTGGATATATAAGAGTTCCAACTGTTGTTGTTCATCTGATTTTCTTGCTTTTCTTGTTCTCTTTCAAAGTAGTTAGAAACCTGTTCTACTCTGTATTCAGCTTGGTCAGCGACATGGTCTGGCTGATTTTCCATTCTTCGTTCTACTTGGTCTTCTATTCCTTCCCATCTACTGGCTAGCATCGAAAGAAGGCGATTTTGGCCACCAAAAGACGGGGAAGCAGATGCTTGAGGGTTGATGTTATATGCAGGCCCTGACTGTCCATTTGTCTGTCCGCCTAGTCTGAACCCTAAACGTTTAAGCAGATTCGCTAAATAAGTGGGATCCTGTGctgaaattttccaaaaaatatcattaaaagaaTCCTTGAATCCATCTTGAAATATACATGAGCCGccccatgggaaaaccaacatagtggctttgcgaccagcatggatccagaccagactgtctggtcaggatccatgctgttcgctttcaaagcctattacaattagagaaacagttagggaacagcatggatcctgaccagactgcgcggatgccactatgttggttttctcatggcacggctcatgtagcGAAAGCGCTTACAATATTACGAAAACATCTTATCAGTTTTAAAACTACGAAATTATTCTATCAGGCTAAATACTAGTTTGACTTGTAGTATGTTTTGAACACATTTTTTGTGTAATTATAACAATACAATCGTAACAGACATATATAAACAACACTCTTAATACACAGTAAACAgtaactgaaattttcaaaagTGTAAACTGTATAAATTACTTTGATTTCGTTGTAGAATATCGTTTCACATGTATTCTTTTATTTTCCTATGAAATATATAAAGACATTTCAAGCTCCGGAACTCTGCATAATTGTActttgtattcattttataatGGATCATCATGAACTTTCAGAATTTCAAAGCCAAATCTACCTTGTATTGTAAAAATCTATAATATAAGTGCTGTTAACACATACagttatgtaaatatttcattccagCTACACTGGATTTGTGGCTATGACTGAAAATGAATTCTTCACTGCACTATTTTATTGCAGTCAAATTTGGCATTACGATATTATAACGTCAAAAAAACGGACAGTATCTTTTATTCGTGCATTTAACTGAAGGCAAACCAAAATTTAGTATTAGTAGTGACCGTTTCTTTCGCGGTCTATTTTTTTACCTGTTTACTCATTCTGGTGCCTTTGTCATTGTTATGATCATCATCCACATTAtaaattttagaaagaaaataacTTACCTCTGCAACATGTTGCTGTTAAAGCATAGATACAGAGAACACTAAACACTTTGCTTATTCCCATTGCTGTAATCAATTAGACAAAATAGACAATTAAAGCTGCCGAAACAATCACCGTCCAACTAGAAAGTATGAATAGACTATAAAGAGATCAGGCATTTATATCTAGACAGTCCCAGAAGGAAGTATGAATCACGCGTAAACATACGTAACAATTTGATTGATTATAATTAAAATGCAAGAGccaataattaatgaaaattcgaACTGTTATAAAGCTGATTTTGACGTTCTAGGTGATCAATGTTTGCAATCCACATGCAATGAATTCTTAATCAGTAGCATAGCCAGGTCTACTTCAATACCCGACTGAATAGTTCtatataaaaattgtttaagaaagATTTTGAACAAATGAAAGACAACTTGATTTTCACATTAGCTGTAGAAGTAGAAGACAGAGATAACTttcaaacatataaaaaaaaacgacatagaaaaataaaatgctcCCCCCACCCCCGTCAATGTTTCAATAAAGTGTCCAGTTGCCATACCTCTTTTGTTAGTGAAATAAGTACAAATGTGCGGTGCGGCGGCTGTAATAGGTCTTCTCgttattttctggtcatttgggatcattgTTCGACTTTAAGATATGTTATATACTTAGATATTATTTCACTTAAGACGGTGCTATGGGCGTGAGagcgttgcacatttcatttcctatTGTTTCGCATGCTTGGGTGTTATGCTTCCGAAGCATTTTCTTATAAATCTAATTGTAATAAGATATTCTATTCTCCTCGTAGCGAAATACATGTACGACGTATTACACATTAGAAATTTCAATCCTGATATGGCAAATAATCATTGATAATTGCAGTTACTTGCAAAAGTAATTAGTCTATCTGTCATACAGCTGTGAGATATATCTCAATTAGTGACACAATTACATTAGAATAGTTTAATCAGTGAGGGAATGACATCTTTTATTTCAAACGTCATGTCACTTTAACAGTATGGAATATGTTATGGTTTCGTTGGTTGCACGCGTCCTTGACTCTGAACGTATCCATTCCTTTGACATCTCGATACAAAGCTACGACGTTcagatatttattataaatggaaTGATTACTCAGGCAATAgatctaaataaaaaaatgtgagaattttttaaatacagggtaccttttgaatattaaaaaaaaaaataatgttaatatgctggtatttttcaaacaaaatagaaaattcaTTACTAAATCAATATTTATTGTCATTGACGTATTGACCGCCAGCAGCGACGTCATAACATATTGATGCCATAACAAGGTGACGTCATATCGTATTCAAGACCAAAAATGCTAGAGAAATGACGAATCTGTGTAAATGTTTGAACATGTTTTCAAGTAAAATTTGTGTTGTtgtatttaataacaaaacaaatgttgCCTTTCAGGTTGGGTTAATATGAGGATTTATCGTCCTGACAACAGTGACATAAACCCTCATATCGACCTCTCTAATTGTATGATAAAACCAATATAAGATGCAACTGAACAATCAAATATACTATAACGCAGCTGTATACATGATGATTATGAACATCATATACATGATGATTATGAACATCATACATGTTACAACTGTTAGAATCTACTATAAAATATTCACGAATTGAACTTAATCAGTGTAGTCTCTAATTTTATTTGTTAGTATAATTTTATATCTCGAGCTTTAGTTTACTTCCCTGTACTCCTATTGTACTTAGAAACAGGAATACAATTTTTAAGGAGCCTAtgcttttgttatattttaacactttgtCTCATATAAAACTCCCGATTTAATGCATGTTTGATTTTTTATACTGGCGTAACTCTTTTCTCTGCAAAacttcaaaaacacatttttaatgaACCACGATTTACTTGTATGTTTAAGAAATATCTTATTACTGTTCCAAATTAAATTCATCCATTCGTGCAATAAAGTCGTTTATTTCAACGAATGTTTCATAATGCCTTTTGACCTTATTGACCGACACATGATTTAATGTGcttattaaatcatttttaaccAACTGTATATTAAATCGTTTTTAACTAACTGTATATCGTAGTCAGGTAATAAACATTAGTAATATAGATATATCAAACGTAAGATCCGCTCCTACGTTACCTCAAGAGCATTATTAATTAAAGAGGTTCTTTGTTTATCCCCCCGCAAAAGGCGAAGgagatattagaaatgctctccgtccgtgcgtgcgtgcgtgcgtccgtccgcaacgatctttgtccggagcataactccaaaagtactggaggaattttcttcaaacttcatacactaatagaacacattgggagaaagtgcagtgtgcaagaacaataactgtaccttgcctattttttgagttattcccctttatcttattttcttaaaaaattttgtcctgaTCATAACTCCAAAAgaactggagggattttcttcaaacttcatacactgatagaacacattgggaggaagtgcaatgtgcaagaacaataactctaccttgcctattttttgagttattcccctttatcttattttcttaaaaaagtttgtccggagcataactccaaaagtgctggagggattttcttcaaacttcatacactgatagaacacattgggaggaagtgcagtgtgcaagaacaataactctaccttgcctattttttgagttattcccctttatcttattttctttaaaaaaattgttcggatagagggattttgatataacttggcacaaatgttcaccaccacgagacagaatgtcatgcgcaagatccaggtccctaggtctaaggtcaaggtcacacttagaggccaaaggtcagatacaagaatgacattgtccgaagcatttcttcttcatgctggagggattttgatgtaacttggcacaattatacactatcatgagacgaagtgtcatgcgcagttcccttctttagaattacctccctttgttgttactttaaatagcttttattgtaactttttcattactagtcgtaggaaaaaaccagaccacttttctgtagtacaacatgcatgctacatccaattttgaggtgtattttgaccaatttctacctggtaaagattttttcatggacttgcatttttttttttttttttaagatttacttcccttagttgttactatgaataacttatattgtaacatttttataattgaccgtagggaaaaaacaagaccacttttctgtggtacaacatggatgttactttctaattttacgtgtattttaagatatctctacctggtaaggacttttttgtggacttagaaaaacaaaagacttacaatgattactaaacaaccacaaaattaaaattccatttgcaaatacagctactagggtaaagaaatttgctgtgacgggcatatattgtgacattctggcactcgtgttccctgttagctttccactcattctttttacagtagccatatagaaaaacatcatagctatactgttcatgaaaattaataaaatttagcagtaaaccacctcaccactgacttattctttcttccacatctttaaaacccctgatgcggaccacaactaaatggttcttcaaagctttccccaaaattaatactttcagacactaacttgccaagaactttagccttcaattataatatgcccggcggggggattggccatgtctaacatggctcttatTATTTTTGGTTTTTAGCTTAATATCGGTGTCCGTTTTTTCAAGAAACGTATGGTAGCACATTGATAAAGTAACATGTTAAAGACAGACTAATGAATGTCTTCTATATGATTCTGAGTCATGGAAGTACAATTCAGATGGCATAAAGAAGGTcgggtggttctaaccaggtaaCCGCTTGTACCGGAAATAATATTCGTAAGGATACCAGGGAACTCCCTCAGTCATGAAAAGCTGGACAGGCGCCACATCACCTATAATTCTGTCGGTGTGGCGTTAAATCCGCACCCTACCCATAATAGACACGATTTAATTTTATACGTATCTGTTGATTACTATCTGGTTGTGTTTACTCCTTCAAAGAAACTCTAACTGATGTCTAAAACGTTTCCTAAATGACGTTGAATGTCTGCAAGAGTGGAAACGTTTCAGTCATTTAGGAAACGTTTTAGACATCAGTTAGAATTGCGGTTTACTTTACGAATTAGATTGCTTGTCTAATGAGTAATAGGCAAACCATTTCtttgattatttcatttatttatatatgtgtaATCAGTcttgatataaaattttattctttttcattaaatCGCTGACCACTGGAAAATCTAATCATCACTTACAAAGAAATTACTTTTGTAAGAAGCAAATAAGATAATTATCATTTCAGTTGTTACATCTTTTACTATTTCAAAACTCTTATTAATTCTAGCTTTCATCAAGGGAAGATTTATGAATGAATTGAAGGGCAGTATAAATAGAAGTGATTCCAGATGAATAAAAACGATGCAACTGTTACTAAAGGTTCAATATGTAAGACAAAaataatcttgattatctttatgATGCACAGTGTAGTGTTTAGCAAATCGTTTTAGCCATATTTCATGACATGTAAACTTAACGCTTAATCATGTATTTGACTTTCAACTTTTCTTTATGATTGATATATtgcttatttacattttatttgttcgttaTAAAATACAAGTTACTGAGGCTAATTTTAGAAAACTGAATGCTTTTACAGGCAGTGCTAAAGTCATTAACTGTACCGGCATTAAGTATGCAATATGTTTTTTGTCaaatatactgaaataattttgatGAATAATCGCATAATTAAATACAAAGAACCCCCCTCTTAAGTAACTGACATGCGCAGTTCATGTGTATCTAAATATCCCCCTTAAAAGAACCTTCTATACGTAATAAAATTTACCTAAATTCTTTTATTGCATAGAACGAAACTAAGCTAAAAATAACACATTCGGTTTGATTTAGTTTGTTCATAAGGGGTAAAAAAGTGTACGACACCCCTTACGCACCCTAGCAACGGTTTAAGCATAATTATTCTTCACAGATACACTGGAAGGACTCACTGATATTTAAAGACTAGGAAATTTAACGGCATTGCATCTAAGTAAGATACAGATAGATATTTAACAGAAGCCGCTAGAATGATTTGAAAGCCACAGATATTAATTTCAACTGCACCGAAAAGAAAAATCCGAACATTTGAAACAAGACATTGCCACATTGTTTTCCAGTTATTAACTTTTGAAGACTTTCTCCAGAAagataaatggaaaataattctTGTTTAATATCCGTTGCATTATCAAAGATGTATAAACATTCTTAAACAACTCATTAGTGAAATAGGATTCCTGGAAGTATATAGTGCAGCCAGAGCAACATATTGCAAAGTAGAAACTATGATGGAACGTTAAagctttttttatgaaaaaaatgtggATGGGGTAAAAAAATGGATGTTGGAAGGAGAAGAAACACGGGTGATTATTTGATAATGAACAAAGCCACGTTTTAAACATCACAAGAACGAAGCATTATATGGAAAACTAAATAAGATAGAATTTCATTCAACAACCGAACACCACTGAATTGTTGcagtaaaattcatattaaaaacaTAGGAAAAACATTCCAGTAGGATTGATATCCAATGTACATCAAAGTGGATTTGATAATCATTAATTCTGCCTGTTCATGTTACTGTCCCTTTATCCAAATTATTTGTATCAATTTTGATTTAGGCCAAGATATTAAAGGATGATAAACTTCGATGTTGGATCAAGCCACGTTTAGTCCCTCATGGGTCGCATTCTTTAACATGAATAGGCTGCTGGCTTGAAGGTATATGATTACTTCTGGTGCCTATCATTGCATGAAATAATACCGAGAGAGACTCTATGACAATACTGTTGTTGTCCACTGTTGACAGTTTTAGAATTGTCCTAAACACTGCAGTTTCGTGTAGACTTCAGACAAGtctcaaagaaaacaaaactcaTTCTTTTTAACACTCGCCTGCTAACCTAATTCATCCGACTATTTGCCATGTATTATCGTTTTGCAGTCGGCTTTACTATCTAAGACGTCCTGAGAATAATTCAGTTTGTAATTATATACAGTGTTATATGTACATTCAATGATATCTATCACAATCAATTATCCGTGTTCACTCCAAATTAAGGTATActtgtgcgtttttttttttgtttttgttttttttgacgtATGTATTGCATGTATGTGTGCTGTAACATATGTACTGCATATTAAAtgttacccgcccgcttagctcaatagggagagcgcagatctacggatcctggggtcgtgagttcgattcccgggaagggtgtatgttctccgtgacgatttgataaaagacgttgtatctgaaatcattcgtcatccgcctctgattcatgtcgagaagttggcagttacttgcggagaacatatctgtactggtacagaatccaggaaaactggttaggttaactgcccaccattacacaaAACCTACCTTACACAAAACTTCAACTGATGATGAAACAGCGAAAGTGTATATATTGACCTAATAATTTAATGACAAATTACTCAAACCAAAATCTTAATAGTCATTTATTCCTAGTACAATATTTGTGGGTTGGACATTGTCCGTTTCTAAAGCGTAACAGACCATCAATTATgtcaaataagaaataaaatacttttaaaggtTTATGCCTTCTAATTTTTGCATTCTGTGTTCTGTGTTTCATGTCTGTCGTACTTTAAAAAGTCATTCTGATGGaattgattatttgtgacgacaTACTGCGTTTTGGGAAACATGTGCTTGAGGAAGGCTCTTTCCATCTTGACCTCTGAAagctcgattttttttttgtgattttttggTAGTGCAAGTCTTCTTTAGCGTGTCCAGTAAAGCAACAATTTTCTTTTCTACAGATTATGGCGACTTCTTATATGATTTCTGACCTAGACTTAAGGAAACAAGAATGCGGGTGCCATTTACTTATACATGTAACAGTAAATCTAGTCTAGCTGTCAAATAAACATTAGAAAGATATGGCGAGCCAAGTAATTTAAGATATTAGTTACTTTGCATAGGTATTGTAAATTCGACGTCACAATTGGGAATCGCCAGAAATAAATAGATGTTTAGATTAGTCATAGgttagagatagaccctaatattttcattgatagaaatacattagataaagtctagaaattgatttccaagtccttgaaattaacaaaaatgatttcacaaatgtgcaatgtatatagttttgctaatatcaataacaaaaattttaatatttaattcaaagttgtgatccgcaaagaatatcaactcttgccttggactagtactttaaagcagagatatctattagtttacttcccttgcagttacacaatagagtagaaaacgagaacggtttaagacacaatattatacatttttgcacaacaaaatagtttaggatttattaatatgtgtttgatttacacctgaaccactggttcctatgattttgtcaacttacttatggtaaaaattaacttttaacaagccaataataaaatgaaataccagtaagtattttatagtgcagataatacagttttgctcgtatcaaaatgtcacaatagaagcacttttgtaatacagaacacctggtaggattagtaaagatgcaattatattgatctctttttcctatgcctacacaGGTAaccataaaataaaatcaaataaataaccTCCTTTAACAAACATGCAGGAATATCTACTTACAAAGTAATTTTGGGGACAACAAGAAGACAACAGTGTTGttgaaacagataaaaaaaatctagtaAATCACCTATGATCCGTTTGTCGCGTAACCTTAATGCCAGGTGGGAGCGAGTACGTCGACGCGGGCTGGTCTGAAACTGACGGAGGGTATCTAATAATTATTCTTTTCGCGCAATTTGTTCTTAATTTAAGCTTTGTATAGTTCTCAAGCAGATGACTTGGGATGGCAATTCCTCTTACTTTGTGTCACAGTCTAGATCAGTATGATAATCtagcattttcattttgtaattgaCATTAGGAGAACAGAACAAATGCAGAGAGTGTTCTGCCATGTTGTCGTGTCGGCCAGGCAAATGCACAACAATACGATAGCTCGATAAATAAAGGGTGCCAGAACAACATATTTATACCAACTGACATGAAAGCTCGACAAAAGCATCCGTGAAATTAGCGACTTTTGTCTGTCGTTATTTCGTGCAAGATCTGTTGAGCTATCGTATTGTTGTGataaaaatgtgacaaaaatatCTGTCGAGTTGACAACCTTTATTTGTCAGTTTGTGTAAAATAGTTCGAGATGTCGTTTTGTTGTGTCCCCTCCCTCCCGTGCTAAAGAGAGAACgactgtttttgtatttgtcaagTTGTTATGAATTTTAAGAATATTTGGATACGACAAAACTTTGCCATGGTATTTTTTGCCAATACATTCCCATGGTATTTTTTGCCAATACCTTGCCAAGGCAGATTTTGCCATGGACTTGCCGTAGCAGCTTACAGTTATTTTGcattctgccatggcaaaataccgatcaaatgcatttttttcatatatatttacaagaaaGAGACACGATATTAGATAAAATCATGCCCACTTTCAAACAGGTAAGTAAATATAACAATTTAagatagttttcatttttgttaagcGCGTATAAATATAGCCTGGTACTACATCCTGATACTGGCTTGGCAAAAGGAAACCGGCTGTTATTAATTAAACTTGAAATCATTTCCAATGAGGTTTTAATGGTTTTTACATAACTGCGATAACGAAATGCACAAAgtttggaatatttttttttttttttttttttttgattaactgCGTTTTCGTTAAAACCTGCAGATATCAGTAAAGAGGGTGAACTAAATTGagtaataacaaatatatttatttacggAGGCGGCCTTAACACTTCTTTTCTGTGAATAACATACGTTACATTCGTTTAtctgtgaaaaatatatcatcatATACAAGAGGCACTTTTTTCTACAAACGAATTTCAACGTGTTTTCTACATTGACCCACAATATTTTTATCCTTTACGAACGAAATgcttatattttgttcttaagaTTGTcgatttttatgttgttttgaaaACCATTAACCTAACGTGTAATATGCAAACCATCATTTATATACTATTTTTGTATACAATTATTCATCGTATATGAAGTGCTTTTAGATTTATCATTAAATCACTTTTGTAAATAATTGCGCTCATATCATTTTGGAGTTTGTTTACCAAACAACAGTGATACTTGAATTTCATATCTTCTATTATTATTGGTTAACTTTAATCTCAAGAACTTTGTTTTAGCTTTCACATGGAGATaaacaaagaaatacatttttgtaaaacaaatagttTTATTTGGGGATATGCATATAGACGTTAACCACTGTATGAATATCAATTTTAATTCGtaaataaattgttatatttatgcatatatacatattatatttaaGATCAACGCATAAACAAGCTAAACAATCTTCAACAACATTCTACTGTGCAAAATGAAAACGTATTTCATTACCGTAGTGGTCTGTCATGACTATTTATtatgtttacagttttatttggcaaatcagCAAATCAATGCCTTTGGACAATTAACATAAACACAAATTGAATATGGCCAagacatacatacacatacataatacaggcatatttatatacatattcaatATAACATGAAGTAGAGACTATTGTGATAGACGTAGTTCTTATTTGTcgatacatttatacaaaaaactTAAGAAGCACCTATGCGCTCAAGGGTTTCATTTCTACGCTTAAACGcatcctttaaatattttgcagtgttatacatagattttttatatgtagaagaaagtatatttacaaatttttgtaTCGTTGGCCAAGATatatttccaaaatactttctacGTATATCGACAAAAAGAGGACAACAAACCagaaaatggtattctgattcaatacaatttaaattacacattttacatattcttTCATTTCTAACGGTACCTACGAATCTACCTAATTCGATTTCCAACTTGTGAGAGCTAATCTGAAACAACTTAATTCTTTTCTTAATCCAtcatttgttaaaacattaatatatttttcaaaacaaaactctTGTTTTGAATTTACTATAATATTCTAACTTGGACATTGACTGGACAGAAGCACGCCAGTTTGGATAAACTGGTCGCAGATGCGTTGTTTAAATATTGgcaaataatttacattataatcAAAATTATTCCAAATATCAGTATAACCAAGACTGTCTAATAAACGCTTGATAGATTTTGCCCAACAGTTATCGTTACTGTTATTACACTGTTCTATAAAAATTCTATACATAGGGGAGTTTGGATTTTGCATTAACCAATATTTTAATGCTCTTTGTTTACAAATAACTGATAACGGGAACCTTCCCAGTTCCCCATAAACTGCTAAATTTGGGGTCTGTTGAGGAACTCCAAgtattgttttacaaaactttatgtgcaacttgtcaatttctttaaaatcatatatGCCCCACACCTCAGAAGAGTATGTAAGAACTGCTACAACCATGGTATCAAATAAAGAAAGTTTAGTTTTCATATCTATGTGTACACGagtgaataatgataataagctACTATATGCCTTAAGGGCCTGTTCTGAGAGCACTTTAACAGCGTATTTCATTACACTAGTATACAAAAAATCAACtcctaaatatttaaaaagttctACAACTTGAATTTGTTCACCATtgataaataaaactgtaaactatttttatgtataggttaataaatgggagaacGATGCCTATGAGTGATAACGgtcctggcaaggtgataatagcccgagggctattattttcttccagggccattatcacacAAAGGCAACGCTcacccatgtatttacctgtttataacatgttacctataatatagtaagaaaagttTAGTGTGCCATTTTTATGGGTACTAGCATCTACTCAGCTttccagtttttattttatttctattttatactgtatataatcGAATGCCTTTATTGATGTTGTCTATTGCTTctatgaaacgtcatgacgtcatcacagtttacggacgttaatttcccgtgcCAACGTCAGGgacatagagaataataggttagtgccgtagatgagaaagtttatctagCGAGgcggaggaggttatcgggtgagcaagataaactttctccatcttaggcactaacctattattctatttatcttgtcattacttcattttctgatatttggcaatttattttacaaaaataagtgtgcgacagccgttttaatgacgtcatattcgtaatgacgtcacttatataatgacgtaatcaccgacaaaatcgcaataacttcttcgtttttgaataaaaactcattatttgaccactcattttcttagtttggacatttccaacacaatggtgatggtttcaatgcaaaatttcttataacaacaatatcgatcataaggtcacatgatcaactgaccgtatatcactggtcacatgatcaactgacggtatatcaagaaagatatacggcaccctgatatcgggtcgaaaatactgcaagtgacaggataaattatCGAAAATGGCCCCGCGGTCAATTATgattaagaggttaatatacggcaTGGTTATGCCtccttgccataatggcacacctagtgtcataattgcccgagGGTCATTATGAAACTAcgtgtgccattatggctagaaggcac
This Mercenaria mercenaria strain notata chromosome 17, MADL_Memer_1, whole genome shotgun sequence DNA region includes the following protein-coding sequences:
- the LOC123536893 gene encoding glycosyltransferase-like protein gnt13; translated protein: MGISKVFSVLCIYALTATCCRAQDPTYLANLLKRLGFRLGGQTNGQSGPAYNINPQASASPSFGGQNRLLSMLASRWEGIEDQVERRMENQPDHVADQAEYRVEQVSNYFEREQEKQENQMNNNSWNSYISNRWGSDDDAADNRLDALDNRVENRIEYIENTQGEEAADVLEDRWDTVKDRIEDRIDTVDDHRDDYYDDRNDWYDDNDYNGYDNDNSWDNYNNVGSNTQYTNNWDNDNDDDWSAFSY